One Mesorhizobium sp. J428 DNA segment encodes these proteins:
- a CDS encoding spermidine synthase, producing the protein MIPWVHLASAAVPDGVGELRLKRRGAEFSIMSGTIELMNSRLSGSEEALATLVAQRLAGRKAPSVLIGGLGMGYTLRAALAAFGPDARITVAELVPEVVDWARGPMAELSAGCLDDPRVTVEIADVAALIRPETDRGQAPRWDAVLLDVDNGPEGLTRRVNDRLYDHAGLAAARAALTPGGVLAVWSQGPDRAFSKRLRDAGFAVEEVMVRAHRGRKGARHVVWLATR; encoded by the coding sequence ATGATTCCCTGGGTGCATCTGGCCAGCGCCGCCGTGCCCGACGGCGTCGGCGAACTGCGGCTGAAGCGTCGGGGCGCCGAGTTCTCGATCATGTCGGGAACGATCGAGTTGATGAACTCGCGGCTCTCCGGCTCCGAAGAGGCGCTCGCCACGCTCGTGGCACAGCGTCTCGCCGGGCGAAAGGCGCCGTCCGTGCTGATCGGCGGCCTCGGCATGGGCTACACCTTGCGGGCGGCCCTGGCCGCCTTCGGACCGGACGCGCGCATCACGGTCGCCGAACTCGTGCCAGAAGTGGTCGATTGGGCACGCGGGCCGATGGCGGAGCTGTCTGCCGGGTGTCTGGACGACCCGCGGGTGACGGTAGAGATCGCCGACGTCGCCGCCTTGATCCGACCGGAAACCGACCGCGGTCAGGCGCCGCGGTGGGACGCCGTTCTGCTCGACGTGGACAACGGCCCGGAAGGGCTGACCCGTCGCGTCAACGACAGGCTCTATGACCACGCGGGGCTCGCCGCCGCGCGCGCAGCGCTGACGCCGGGCGGCGTGCTGGCCGTGTGGTCGCAAGGGCCGGACCGCGCGTTTTCGAAGCGCCTGCGCGATGCCGGATTCGCCGTCGAGGAGGTTATGGTGCGCGCACATCGCGGAAGGAAGGGCGCGCGCCATGTTGTCTGGCTGGCGACGAGATAA
- a CDS encoding cold-shock protein, whose amino-acid sequence MSQTGAVKFFNATKGFGFITPDGGAKDVFVHISAIEKSGMRTLVDGQKVSFDVEPDRMGKGPKAVNLRPA is encoded by the coding sequence TTGTCGCAGACCGGTGCCGTTAAATTCTTCAACGCAACCAAGGGCTTCGGCTTCATCACGCCGGATGGCGGCGCGAAGGACGTCTTCGTGCACATCTCGGCCATCGAGAAGTCGGGCATGCGCACGCTCGTCGACGGGCAGAAAGTTTCTTTCGACGTCGAGCCGGACCGCATGGGCAAGGGCCCGAAGGCGGTCAACCTCCGTCCGGCCTGA
- the uvrB gene encoding excinuclease ABC subunit UvrB, with translation MAKSSDRNAMRKRGSQMTDFHDASEPLEPRGFAEAPQAEFEGAPLSGSVADWVRDLEKAAEAEGRRSETRAIRSAAGTHRVMAERGEAGAPAKPGKKIPERSSAPTRSGRGTSMGGAASAKDRAAAGLNPVAGLDINLEDVGSLASSSVTATVKALADLIESGNPLHKNGELWVPHRPARPEKSEGGIAIQMETEYKPSGDQPTAIKDLVEGVDNADRTQVLLGVTGSGKTFTMAKVIEETQRPALILAPNKTLAAQLYGEFKKFFPNNAVEYFVSYYDYYQPEAYVPRTDTYIEKESSINEQIDRMRHSATRSLLERDDVIIVASVSCIYGIGSVETYTAMTFQMTVGDRLDQRQLLADLVAQHKRQEINFTRGSFRVRGDTIELFPAHLEDRAWRISMFGDEIDSIMEFDPLTGQKTGDLKSVKIYANSHYVTPRPTLNQAIKSIKEELQHRLQELEKAGRLLEAQRLEQRTRYDLEMLEATGSCAGIENYSRYLTGRRPGDPPPTLFEYIPDNAIVFIDESHVTVPQIGGMYRGDFRRKATLAEYGFRLPSCMDNRPLRFEEWDAMRPTTIAVSATPGNWEMEEAGGVFAEQVIRPTGLIDPPVEVRPAKSQVDDVLGEIRDTARKGYRTLCTVLTKRMAEDLTEYLHEQGIRVRYMHSDIDTLERIEIIRDLRLGAFDCLVGINLLREGLDIPECGFVAILDADKEGFLRSETSLIQTIGRAARNVDGKVILYADQITGSMERAMAETERRREKQLEYNAAHGITPESVKSRIADILDSVYEKDHVRAELPSGGSGGVNNLVGNNLKAHLEHLEKEMRDSAADLDFERAARLRDEIKRLREAELAVADDPLARDVAIENTQQSRKDAARGKPKATTASLFAKPALDEMGTSGDHATPAGAIDRSLFRKQTASEAHGSDYGTPNDGRGLFRKNTLDEMTVRRTEKPVEGAKPVKPDDVKPVVRGKVGVGSYEDPADEKRQKRRPGKTGRPGQ, from the coding sequence ATGGCCAAATCCTCCGACCGCAACGCCATGCGTAAGCGTGGCAGCCAGATGACCGACTTCCACGATGCATCCGAGCCGCTGGAGCCGCGCGGCTTCGCCGAGGCGCCACAGGCGGAGTTCGAAGGCGCACCTCTTTCCGGCAGCGTCGCGGACTGGGTGCGCGACCTGGAGAAGGCCGCCGAGGCCGAGGGGCGCAGGTCGGAGACCCGCGCCATCCGCTCGGCCGCCGGCACACACCGCGTCATGGCCGAACGCGGCGAGGCTGGCGCTCCCGCGAAGCCCGGCAAGAAAATTCCCGAACGGTCGTCTGCGCCGACGCGCTCCGGCCGCGGCACGTCGATGGGCGGCGCCGCGAGCGCCAAGGATCGCGCGGCCGCCGGACTGAACCCCGTCGCCGGGCTGGACATCAACCTGGAGGATGTTGGCTCGCTGGCTTCGTCGAGCGTGACCGCCACCGTCAAGGCGCTGGCGGACCTGATCGAGAGCGGCAATCCGCTGCACAAAAACGGCGAATTATGGGTGCCGCACCGCCCGGCGCGGCCCGAAAAGTCGGAAGGCGGCATCGCGATCCAGATGGAGACCGAATACAAGCCGTCCGGCGACCAGCCGACCGCGATCAAGGATCTGGTCGAGGGCGTCGACAATGCCGACCGCACCCAGGTCCTGCTCGGCGTCACCGGCTCCGGCAAGACCTTCACCATGGCCAAGGTGATCGAGGAGACGCAGCGCCCGGCGCTGATCCTGGCGCCGAACAAGACGCTGGCCGCCCAGCTCTACGGCGAGTTCAAGAAATTCTTCCCGAACAACGCGGTCGAGTATTTCGTCTCGTACTACGACTACTACCAGCCGGAGGCCTACGTCCCGCGCACGGACACCTATATCGAGAAGGAATCGTCGATCAACGAGCAGATCGACCGCATGCGCCACTCCGCGACCCGGTCGCTCCTGGAGCGCGACGATGTCATTATCGTCGCCTCGGTGTCGTGCATCTACGGTATCGGCTCGGTCGAGACCTATACGGCGATGACCTTCCAGATGACGGTCGGCGACCGGCTGGACCAGCGCCAGCTTCTCGCCGACCTCGTGGCGCAGCATAAGCGTCAGGAGATCAACTTCACCCGCGGCTCGTTCCGCGTGCGCGGCGACACGATCGAGCTGTTCCCCGCCCACCTTGAGGATCGCGCCTGGCGCATCTCGATGTTCGGCGACGAGATCGACTCCATCATGGAGTTCGACCCGCTGACCGGCCAGAAAACCGGCGACCTCAAGTCGGTCAAGATCTACGCCAATTCGCACTACGTCACGCCACGTCCGACGTTGAATCAGGCCATCAAGTCGATCAAGGAAGAGCTGCAGCACCGGCTACAGGAGCTTGAAAAGGCTGGGCGATTGCTCGAGGCGCAGCGGCTGGAGCAACGCACGCGCTACGATCTGGAAATGCTCGAGGCGACCGGCTCCTGTGCCGGTATCGAGAACTATTCGCGCTATCTCACCGGCCGCCGGCCGGGCGATCCGCCGCCCACCCTGTTCGAATACATTCCCGACAACGCGATCGTCTTCATCGACGAGAGCCACGTCACGGTGCCGCAGATCGGCGGCATGTATCGCGGCGACTTCCGCCGCAAGGCGACACTGGCCGAATATGGCTTCCGTCTGCCCTCCTGCATGGACAACCGGCCGCTGCGCTTCGAGGAATGGGATGCCATGCGCCCGACCACGATCGCCGTCTCGGCGACGCCGGGCAACTGGGAGATGGAAGAGGCCGGCGGTGTATTCGCTGAGCAGGTCATCCGTCCGACCGGCCTGATCGACCCGCCCGTCGAGGTTCGCCCGGCCAAGAGCCAGGTCGACGACGTGCTGGGCGAGATCCGCGATACGGCGCGGAAGGGTTACCGGACGCTCTGCACCGTGCTCACCAAGCGCATGGCCGAGGACCTGACCGAGTACCTGCACGAGCAAGGCATCCGCGTCCGCTACATGCACTCCGACATCGACACGCTGGAGCGCATCGAGATCATCCGTGATCTGCGCCTCGGCGCCTTCGACTGCCTCGTCGGTATCAACCTGCTGCGCGAGGGTCTCGACATCCCCGAATGCGGCTTCGTCGCCATTCTGGACGCCGACAAGGAAGGTTTCCTGCGTTCGGAAACCTCGCTGATCCAGACCATCGGCCGCGCCGCGCGCAACGTCGACGGCAAGGTCATCCTCTATGCCGACCAAATCACCGGCTCGATGGAACGAGCGATGGCGGAAACCGAGCGGCGCCGTGAGAAGCAGCTCGAATACAACGCCGCCCACGGCATCACGCCGGAGAGCGTGAAGTCGCGCATCGCCGACATCCTCGATTCGGTCTACGAGAAGGACCATGTCCGCGCAGAGCTTCCTTCCGGCGGCAGCGGTGGCGTCAACAACCTCGTCGGCAACAATCTCAAGGCGCATCTGGAACATCTCGAAAAGGAGATGCGCGATTCCGCCGCCGACCTCGACTTCGAGCGCGCTGCCCGCCTGCGCGACGAAATCAAGCGCCTGCGCGAGGCCGAGCTTGCGGTGGCCGACGATCCGCTGGCGCGTGATGTTGCGATTGAAAACACGCAGCAGTCGCGCAAAGACGCCGCACGCGGCAAGCCGAAGGCAACGACGGCATCGCTCTTCGCCAAGCCAGCCCTCGACGAGATGGGCACGTCCGGCGACCATGCGACGCCGGCCGGCGCTATCGACCGCTCGCTGTTCAGGAAGCAGACCGCCAGCGAGGCACACGGCTCCGACTACGGGACTCCGAACGACGGTCGCGGCCTGTTCCGCAAGAACACGCTGGACGAAATGACGGTGCGGCGCACCGAGAAGCCGGTCGAAGGCGCAAAGCCGGTAAAGCCGGACGACGTCAAGCCGGTGGTGCGCGGCAAGGTGGGAGTGGGTTCCTACGAAGACCCCGCCGACGAAAAGCGTCAGAAGCGCCGCCCAGGCAAGACCGGACGTCCGGGGCAGTAA
- a CDS encoding YdeI family protein produces MAPVKVDPANVREFSSADAFYAWLGENHDCADEIWIRIFKVVSGVPSITPKQAIDVCLCWGWIDAIKKSLDEKSFLQRYTPRGRKSVWSRINVDNVGRLVEEGRMTEHGLRHVEAAKADGRWDRAYGGSKDMTIPPDLQAAIDAEPDAKAMLPRLSAQNRFALAFRLHNLKTEAARQRRIAAFVEMLKRGETIYPQGKT; encoded by the coding sequence GTGGCGCCCGTCAAAGTCGACCCCGCCAACGTCCGTGAGTTCTCAAGCGCCGACGCCTTTTACGCGTGGCTCGGCGAGAACCATGATTGCGCCGACGAGATCTGGATCCGCATCTTCAAGGTCGTGTCGGGTGTCCCGTCGATCACGCCGAAGCAGGCGATCGATGTCTGCCTGTGCTGGGGGTGGATCGACGCCATCAAGAAGAGCCTCGACGAGAAGAGCTTTCTCCAGCGCTACACGCCGCGTGGCCGCAAGAGCGTCTGGAGCAGGATCAATGTCGACAATGTCGGCCGCCTGGTCGAGGAAGGCCGAATGACCGAGCATGGCCTCAGACACGTCGAGGCAGCTAAGGCCGACGGTCGCTGGGACCGCGCCTATGGTGGCTCGAAAGACATGACCATCCCGCCCGACCTCCAGGCGGCCATCGATGCCGAACCGGACGCCAAGGCGATGCTCCCGAGGCTTTCGGCACAGAACCGCTTCGCCCTCGCCTTCCGCCTGCACAACCTCAAGACCGAGGCCGCGCGGCAGAGGCGCATCGCTGCCTTCGTCGAGATGCTCAAGCGCGGCGAGACGATCTATCCTCAGGGCAAGACATGA
- a CDS encoding DUF922 domain-containing Zn-dependent protease, with product MRRSFLGAAVATTLAASLSAHAADWQATEVVKTYAISGTTGPELYTSIGEKGPTIGPTRTIAVTNYDLKWRRNYVPEGTSCRLVSAKPFLTITYTLPKPSSQLPASAERVWKSFIDGIRAHEKVHGDYIRQMTQDILDTTVGMVVENDPGCREIKERVKKPILDAGLAYKAKNSAFERAEMAKDGNVHRLILALVNGG from the coding sequence GTGCGTCGCTCTTTCCTCGGGGCAGCCGTTGCCACGACGCTGGCGGCCTCCCTTTCGGCCCATGCCGCCGACTGGCAGGCGACCGAGGTCGTCAAGACCTATGCCATCTCCGGCACGACAGGCCCGGAGCTCTATACGTCGATCGGTGAGAAGGGACCGACGATCGGCCCGACGCGGACGATCGCGGTCACGAACTACGACCTCAAATGGCGCCGCAACTACGTGCCGGAGGGCACGTCATGCCGTCTCGTATCGGCCAAGCCGTTCCTGACGATCACCTACACGCTGCCGAAGCCGTCTTCACAGCTGCCCGCATCGGCCGAGAGGGTCTGGAAAAGCTTCATCGACGGCATCCGGGCACATGAGAAGGTGCATGGCGACTACATCCGTCAGATGACCCAGGACATCCTCGACACCACCGTCGGCATGGTGGTCGAGAACGATCCCGGCTGCCGTGAGATCAAGGAACGGGTGAAGAAGCCGATCCTCGACGCCGGCCTCGCCTACAAGGCGAAGAACAGCGCCTTCGAAAGGGCCGAGATGGCGAAGGACGGCAACGTCCACCGACTCATCCTGGCGCTGGTCAACGGCGGGTGA
- a CDS encoding DNA methyltransferase, whose amino-acid sequence MTAHPNLSSGITESLAAFSGFGRPTEIVARDGLTYFVNEFWTARQRQSSSLHEISYRACFKAELPRFFIERLTEPGDLVYDPFMGRGTTPLEAALLGRRAAGNDVNPLSAMLVGPRLSPPALEEVGEALATIDLDVEAESDPDLLAFYHPDTLRQLAALRAWLLARADRLTRAEKWIRMVAINRLTGHSSGFFSVYTLPPNQAVSVASQRRINTKRGQTPPRRDIAAIILRKSASLLAGPLPPPAEPPLLMTGRASHTPALADASVALAITSPPFLDVVDYAGDNWLRCWFAGIDPKTVAIDHHRTVAEWTAFVRAALSELARVVRPGGHVAFEVGEVRGGRILLERHVAEAAEGLPLDFIGVIVNDQAFTKTANCWGVGNNSRGTNTNRICLFRRR is encoded by the coding sequence ATGACCGCGCATCCGAACCTTTCTTCCGGGATCACGGAATCTCTGGCGGCGTTTTCGGGATTCGGGCGCCCGACGGAAATCGTCGCACGCGACGGTCTCACCTACTTCGTCAACGAGTTCTGGACCGCGCGCCAGCGCCAGTCATCCAGCCTGCACGAGATCTCCTACCGCGCGTGCTTCAAGGCGGAACTGCCGCGCTTTTTCATCGAACGGCTTACCGAGCCCGGCGACCTCGTCTACGACCCGTTCATGGGACGCGGCACGACGCCGCTGGAGGCCGCCCTGCTCGGGCGGCGCGCCGCGGGCAACGACGTGAACCCGCTGTCGGCGATGCTGGTCGGCCCGCGCCTTTCGCCGCCGGCGCTTGAGGAGGTCGGGGAAGCCCTCGCCACTATCGACCTCGACGTCGAAGCGGAGTCCGATCCAGACCTGCTCGCGTTCTACCATCCCGACACGCTGCGCCAGCTTGCGGCGCTGCGTGCCTGGCTGCTCGCGCGGGCCGACCGGCTGACGCGGGCCGAGAAGTGGATCCGCATGGTGGCGATCAACCGGCTCACCGGTCACTCCTCCGGCTTCTTCTCCGTCTACACCCTGCCGCCAAACCAGGCCGTGTCGGTCGCCTCACAGCGCAGGATCAACACGAAGCGGGGCCAGACGCCTCCCCGGCGCGACATCGCCGCCATCATCCTGCGCAAATCCGCGAGCCTGCTTGCCGGTCCCCTCCCCCCACCGGCCGAGCCACCGCTCCTGATGACCGGCCGCGCCTCGCACACGCCGGCCCTTGCCGATGCGTCCGTAGCGCTCGCCATCACCTCGCCGCCCTTCCTCGACGTGGTCGACTATGCCGGCGACAACTGGCTGCGCTGCTGGTTTGCGGGTATCGACCCGAAGACCGTCGCCATCGACCACCACAGGACGGTGGCGGAATGGACCGCCTTCGTGCGCGCGGCTCTGTCGGAACTGGCCCGCGTCGTGCGCCCCGGAGGGCATGTCGCCTTCGAGGTCGGGGAGGTGCGAGGAGGCAGGATCCTGCTCGAACGGCATGTGGCGGAGGCAGCCGAAGGCCTGCCGCTGGACTTCATCGGCGTCATCGTCAACGATCAGGCGTTCACCAAGACCGCGAACTGCTGGGGCGTCGGCAACAATAGCCGTGGTACCAACACAAACCGCATCTGCCTGTTCCGCCGACGGTAG
- a CDS encoding MBL fold metallo-hydrolase codes for MGRLNAGIIQVTPFQQNCTILFDDDTKAGVIVDPGGDVDVLVKAIEDNGFKIGQIWITHGHLDHAGGAMELKERLGVEIVGPHIADAPLLANIENQAMRFGVTGVRNCTTDRYLAEGDTVSFGEHVFEVLHCPGHAPGHVVYFNRAARFAHVGDVLFNGSVGRTDLPGGDHAALIRSIKEKLLPLGDDIGFICGHGPGSRFGDERRSNPFLA; via the coding sequence ATGGGTCGATTGAATGCCGGAATTATCCAGGTCACGCCGTTCCAGCAGAATTGCACGATCCTGTTCGACGACGACACGAAGGCCGGCGTGATCGTCGATCCGGGCGGCGACGTGGACGTGCTCGTCAAGGCGATCGAGGACAACGGCTTCAAGATCGGGCAGATCTGGATCACCCACGGCCATCTCGACCACGCCGGCGGCGCCATGGAGCTGAAGGAGCGGCTGGGTGTGGAGATCGTCGGTCCGCACATCGCCGACGCGCCGCTGCTCGCCAATATAGAGAACCAGGCGATGCGCTTCGGTGTCACCGGCGTGCGCAATTGCACGACGGACCGTTATCTTGCCGAGGGAGATACCGTCTCCTTCGGCGAACATGTCTTCGAGGTGCTCCACTGTCCCGGCCACGCGCCCGGCCATGTCGTCTATTTCAACCGCGCGGCCCGCTTCGCGCATGTCGGCGACGTGCTGTTCAACGGTTCTGTCGGGCGGACCGACCTGCCGGGCGGGGACCATGCCGCGCTGATCCGCTCGATCAAGGAAAAGCTCCTCCCGCTCGGCGACGACATCGGCTTCATCTGCGGGCATGGGCCCGGAAGCCGCTTCGGCGACGAACGGCGCTCAAATCCGTTTCTGGCCTGA
- a CDS encoding cold-shock protein, with protein sequence MQGTVKFFNHAKGFGFITPDGGAKDIFVHISAVQASGLTGLQDGQKVSFDTEPDKRGKGPKAVNLTVG encoded by the coding sequence ATGCAAGGCACCGTCAAATTCTTCAACCATGCCAAGGGTTTCGGGTTCATCACGCCCGATGGCGGCGCCAAGGACATCTTCGTGCACATCTCCGCCGTGCAGGCGTCCGGCCTGACCGGCCTGCAGGATGGTCAGAAGGTTTCCTTCGACACGGAGCCGGACAAGCGCGGCAAGGGGCCGAAGGCGGTCAACCTGACCGTCGGCTGA